The following are encoded in a window of Solibacillus sp. FSL R7-0668 genomic DNA:
- the deoD gene encoding purine-nucleoside phosphorylase produces the protein MSVHINAKQGEIAEIVLLPGDPLRAKYIAETFLEDVVQYNEVRNILGYTGTYKGKRISVQGTGMGVPSISIYATELMQEYGVQKLIRVGTCGAIQKDVKVRDVIIAQTSSTDSSLNRVIFGGNIDYAPTADFDLLLKAYTAAKEADLSVRVGNVFTADMFYSDEAQNEKLAQYGVLAVEMETAALYTLAAKYGRKALTVLTVSDHILTGEVTTSEERQTTFNDMMIIALEAAIQE, from the coding sequence ATGAGCGTTCATATTAATGCCAAGCAAGGCGAAATCGCAGAAATCGTATTATTACCAGGAGATCCATTACGTGCAAAGTATATTGCCGAAACGTTTTTAGAAGACGTTGTACAGTACAATGAAGTACGTAACATCTTAGGCTATACAGGTACTTATAAGGGCAAACGTATTTCTGTTCAAGGTACGGGTATGGGTGTACCGTCTATTTCAATTTACGCTACAGAGCTAATGCAAGAATACGGTGTACAAAAATTAATTCGCGTTGGTACTTGTGGGGCAATCCAAAAAGATGTAAAAGTACGTGACGTAATTATCGCGCAAACATCTTCAACAGACTCAAGCTTAAACCGCGTCATTTTCGGTGGCAACATCGACTACGCGCCAACTGCAGACTTTGATTTATTATTAAAAGCATACACAGCGGCTAAAGAAGCGGATCTAAGTGTGCGCGTAGGGAACGTATTCACAGCAGATATGTTCTATTCGGATGAGGCACAAAACGAAAAGCTAGCACAATATGGTGTACTAGCTGTTGAGATGGAAACGGCAGCGCTATACACATTAGCAGCGAAATATGGTCGAAAAGCCCTTACAGTATTAACGGTTTCAGACCACATCTTAACAGGTGAAGTAACAACGTCTGAAGAAAGACAGACTACTTTTAACGATATGATGATCATAGCGTTAGAAGCGGCGATTCAAGAGTAG
- a CDS encoding YozE family protein, whose translation MKKSFYHYVLTFRGGDWDDNKVRFAESMFIDHGFPKMSEDFQELSDYIEMQSDEYLTADAFDSLWAMYELKFQ comes from the coding sequence TTGAAAAAGTCATTTTATCATTATGTTTTAACATTTAGAGGGGGAGATTGGGATGATAATAAAGTACGTTTTGCGGAAAGTATGTTCATTGATCACGGTTTTCCAAAGATGTCAGAAGATTTTCAAGAACTATCGGACTATATTGAAATGCAATCTGATGAGTATTTGACAGCAGATGCCTTCGATTCTCTCTGGGCAATGTATGAGTTGAAGTTTCAATAG
- a CDS encoding methyl-accepting chemotaxis protein, with amino-acid sequence MLKRRKSKPKAEKTTKKNNSKKSKFKFLHLIRGRIVVAFSVLMAIIIAMQILSYINITNLQNNLRNFADENLKQQMLINNLVTDIAKLSSHEQGYIITGDNYHLKAYEEMKETINDNLSLIQSSLENQKKELDLVVLIQQFYANYLSYSKSTIEVRQNYGYENAAIMFKTSGSQSFKNYIDENTDKLLQILQERNEETLSDLEQFALVSKISFFVLSGMALFITVSLGYVLWKSIRRNTTAINHSILDIAQAGGDLTRRVKVKTKDEFAQIASSTNTLIDAIAHLVKRVSSLAENVSGSSQALMTLADENARTIDSIANSTQDIASDSNEILTSISQSANEMNKLETSMHELNNKALEVQQAATAMQQAAHLGSRSVAQSSHVILEIEETMASTTATVENLGRKSSDITSIISTITTIAEQTNLLALNAAIEAARAGEHGRGFAVVADEVRKLAEQSQRAASEVTSIVGSIQAEVKSIIAQNETGVQKVIRGVEVTNETTESLHKILQQTAITSEILNDMVVQIEQTLTNSQDVTSSFIHVSAIAENTAANTELSATAATQGSASMQEINASAIELAAQADDLRSVVAEFKI; translated from the coding sequence TTGCTCAAGAGAAGGAAATCGAAACCTAAGGCAGAAAAAACTACAAAAAAGAATAATAGCAAAAAATCCAAATTTAAATTTCTACATCTTATTCGAGGCAGAATTGTTGTCGCCTTCTCGGTATTGATGGCCATTATTATCGCCATGCAAATTTTATCGTACATCAATATTACCAATTTACAAAACAACTTACGAAACTTCGCTGATGAGAATTTAAAGCAACAAATGCTCATTAATAACTTAGTTACGGATATTGCCAAGCTTTCTAGTCACGAACAGGGCTATATCATTACTGGTGATAATTATCATTTAAAGGCCTATGAAGAAATGAAGGAAACAATCAATGACAATTTATCACTTATCCAAAGCTCCCTTGAAAATCAAAAGAAAGAATTAGATTTAGTCGTACTAATCCAGCAGTTTTATGCCAATTACTTATCTTATTCTAAATCGACTATTGAAGTTCGTCAAAATTATGGCTATGAAAACGCAGCCATCATGTTTAAAACAAGTGGGAGTCAAAGCTTTAAAAACTATATCGATGAGAATACAGACAAGCTACTTCAAATACTACAAGAGCGTAACGAGGAAACACTGTCAGACCTTGAGCAGTTTGCACTTGTTTCCAAAATTTCGTTTTTCGTTCTTTCAGGGATGGCTCTGTTTATCACCGTATCTTTAGGCTATGTATTATGGAAATCCATTCGTCGAAATACGACTGCCATTAATCACTCGATTTTAGATATTGCGCAAGCTGGTGGTGATTTAACAAGGCGTGTTAAAGTCAAGACAAAAGACGAATTTGCACAAATCGCAAGTTCCACAAATACATTAATTGATGCGATTGCTCATCTTGTAAAACGGGTGTCAAGCCTTGCAGAAAATGTTTCGGGCAGCTCACAGGCGTTAATGACATTAGCTGATGAAAATGCCCGAACAATTGATTCCATCGCAAATTCCACACAGGATATTGCCAGTGACAGCAACGAAATATTAACAAGCATCAGTCAATCCGCAAACGAAATGAATAAGCTTGAAACGTCGATGCACGAGTTAAACAATAAAGCGCTAGAAGTACAACAAGCTGCGACAGCCATGCAGCAAGCGGCACACTTAGGAAGTCGTTCAGTCGCTCAATCTTCCCATGTGATACTTGAAATTGAAGAAACAATGGCTTCTACTACAGCAACGGTTGAAAATTTAGGTCGTAAATCATCTGATATTACATCTATTATTAGTACGATTACAACAATCGCTGAGCAAACGAATCTATTAGCACTCAATGCAGCTATCGAAGCAGCCCGCGCTGGTGAACACGGACGAGGCTTTGCCGTAGTAGCGGATGAAGTTCGAAAGCTAGCCGAGCAATCCCAGCGAGCTGCTAGTGAAGTTACATCTATTGTTGGCTCTATTCAAGCTGAGGTGAAATCGATCATCGCGCAAAATGAAACCGGTGTTCAAAAGGTCATTCGTGGTGTCGAAGTAACGAATGAAACAACCGAATCCTTACACAAAATTTTGCAGCAAACTGCAATAACCTCTGAAATTTTAAACGATATGGTCGTTCAAATCGAACAAACGTTAACAAATTCTCAAGATGTCACTTCTTCATTCATCCATGTGTCTGCCATTGCTGAAAATACGGCTGCAAACACCGAACTTAGTGCCACGGCTGCTACACAAGGCTCCGCGTCCATGCAGGAAATCAATGCTTCAGCCATTGAACTCGCAGCACAGGCCGATGATTTACGCAGTGTCGTCGCAGAATTTAAGATCTAA
- the msrB gene encoding peptide-methionine (R)-S-oxide reductase MsrB, with protein MQFHVTQNQGTEPPFQNEYHDVFEDGIYVDIVSGKPLFSSTDKFDAGCGWPSFSKPIDAPEVTEHFDASHGMRRVEVRSKTADSHLGHVFPDGPRELGGLRYCINSAALRFVPLAELEKEGYGQYLSLFK; from the coding sequence ATGCAATTTCATGTGACCCAAAATCAAGGGACAGAGCCACCATTTCAAAATGAATATCATGATGTTTTTGAAGATGGGATTTATGTTGACATCGTATCAGGGAAGCCGCTATTTAGCTCAACAGACAAGTTTGATGCGGGCTGCGGCTGGCCTTCCTTCTCGAAGCCGATTGATGCGCCAGAGGTAACGGAGCATTTTGATGCATCACATGGGATGCGCCGTGTGGAAGTACGCAGTAAAACAGCCGATTCACATTTAGGACATGTTTTTCCAGACGGTCCACGTGAATTAGGGGGCTTGCGCTACTGCATTAACTCAGCAGCACTGCGCTTTGTGCCACTTGCAGAGTTGGAAAAAGAGGGCTACGGGCAGTATCTTTCGTTATTTAAATAA
- the msrA gene encoding peptide-methionine (S)-S-oxide reductase MsrA, whose translation MALQKAIFAGGCFWCMVKPFDTQPGIIEVISGYTGGHVENPTYEQVCSETTGHLEAVQITFDPDIYPYEKLVELYWTLIDPTDAGGQFYDRGESYTTAIFYQDDVQRQLAELSKAKLEASGKFRAPIAVKILPAKPFYKAEDYHQHYYKKNPAHYERYSVGSGRAGFIEQHWGKR comes from the coding sequence ATGGCATTACAAAAAGCGATATTTGCAGGTGGCTGCTTCTGGTGTATGGTTAAGCCGTTTGATACGCAGCCAGGTATTATTGAAGTCATATCAGGTTATACAGGTGGACATGTTGAAAACCCAACATATGAGCAAGTGTGTAGTGAAACAACCGGCCATCTAGAAGCCGTTCAAATTACATTCGATCCAGACATTTACCCGTACGAAAAATTGGTCGAGCTCTACTGGACATTAATCGACCCGACAGATGCGGGCGGTCAGTTTTACGATCGTGGCGAATCTTATACAACGGCCATCTTTTATCAGGATGACGTACAAAGACAGTTAGCCGAGCTATCTAAGGCAAAGCTAGAGGCAAGCGGTAAATTCCGCGCACCAATCGCGGTAAAAATCCTACCAGCTAAGCCATTTTACAAAGCAGAGGACTATCACCAGCATTATTATAAGAAAAATCCAGCCCATTATGAGCGTTATTCCGTAGGCTCAGGACGCGCTGGATTTATTGAACAGCATTGGGGGAAACGATAG
- a CDS encoding YpmS family protein has product MNKWKVAFFVLAGLIIMVVVGLVYLVTADIEQASPKEPLALEGNILTVQTTAKEFEAIAKQYLVDETKKSPVPVELVIDDKIYLYSTLTLFNFELPIQMDFSPVVSEGNIILKQDAVHVGMKKIPPEMVLKLMADAVDFPSWITVQPNDEQIYVDLSRINIASGSRVRAQEIDLANDKIVLQVVIPNESK; this is encoded by the coding sequence ATGAATAAATGGAAAGTGGCGTTTTTTGTCCTAGCAGGATTGATCATTATGGTTGTTGTAGGCTTAGTGTATTTAGTCACTGCAGACATTGAGCAAGCAAGTCCAAAAGAGCCACTTGCGCTTGAGGGCAATATTTTAACAGTTCAAACAACGGCGAAGGAATTTGAAGCAATCGCCAAGCAATATTTAGTAGACGAGACAAAGAAATCCCCGGTTCCAGTTGAACTTGTTATTGATGATAAGATTTACTTATATAGTACGTTAACATTGTTTAATTTTGAGTTACCGATTCAAATGGATTTTAGTCCGGTTGTCAGTGAGGGCAATATCATACTGAAGCAGGATGCCGTCCATGTTGGCATGAAAAAGATCCCGCCAGAAATGGTATTAAAATTAATGGCAGATGCAGTCGATTTTCCTTCATGGATTACCGTACAGCCGAATGACGAGCAAATTTATGTAGACTTATCTCGTATTAATATTGCGAGTGGATCACGAGTACGAGCACAGGAAATTGATTTAGCCAATGACAAGATTGTCTTGCAGGTGGTTATTCCAAATGAATCAAAATAA
- a CDS encoding GDSL-type esterase/lipase family protein — MWRLLLALCLITLLSACSVSIDPETAEEIPVEKSIQNGASMISDIAPTLEEEQSRTERLKEIISDVFHIELKDLKAENAQDIIYLALGDSLTRGVGDEKQDYGYTIRLQKELEDWPMINSVELDNRGKNGRRSNQLLTLLKKGHYDEELANANLITITLGGNDVMKIVKKNLFSMEKSMFDKELPLFIKRYDKIITEIRLRNADVPIILIGFYNPMSIVVDEITPFDPIISEWNTEIEKLSQVNSNVCFAPVEDLFVSNEDLVYHVDFFHPNSTGYDRMATRVIESMQACDIESMSNGLIGFGE, encoded by the coding sequence ATGTGGCGTCTATTACTTGCGTTGTGTCTCATCACGCTACTATCAGCATGTTCGGTATCAATTGACCCGGAAACGGCAGAAGAGATACCGGTTGAAAAATCCATACAAAACGGAGCATCCATGATTTCAGATATCGCCCCAACACTTGAAGAAGAACAATCAAGGACAGAGCGCTTAAAAGAGATAATTAGCGATGTATTTCATATAGAACTGAAGGATTTAAAAGCCGAAAATGCACAAGATATAATTTATTTGGCATTAGGAGATTCCTTAACGCGCGGTGTCGGGGATGAAAAACAGGATTATGGCTATACGATCCGATTACAAAAGGAATTAGAAGACTGGCCGATGATTAACTCCGTAGAGCTCGATAATCGTGGCAAAAACGGTCGTCGCAGTAATCAGCTATTAACATTACTGAAAAAAGGGCATTATGATGAGGAGCTAGCTAATGCCAATCTCATTACCATCACACTCGGTGGGAATGATGTCATGAAAATTGTTAAGAAAAATTTATTTTCAATGGAAAAGTCGATGTTTGATAAAGAATTGCCGTTATTTATTAAGCGCTATGATAAAATTATAACAGAAATTCGGCTTCGCAATGCTGACGTACCGATTATCCTGATTGGCTTTTATAATCCGATGTCCATTGTCGTCGATGAAATCACACCCTTTGATCCCATCATTTCAGAATGGAATACAGAAATTGAAAAACTGAGTCAGGTTAATAGCAATGTATGCTTTGCGCCAGTGGAGGATTTATTTGTATCGAATGAAGATCTAGTATATCATGTAGACTTCTTCCATCCGAATAGTACGGGCTACGATCGAATGGCAACGCGCGTCATAGAATCGATGCAAGCATGCGATATTGAGTCAATGTCGAACGGGTTAATAGGTTTTGGAGAGTGA
- a CDS encoding DegV family protein has translation MTQIQIVTDSTCDLTDEEIKKHGIRMVPLSVQIDDKTYTDRVDLQADTFIELMNKAENLPKSSQPAPGVFKEIYDELGKDGSQIISIHMTGGMSGTYQSACQAAEMCDANVTVIDSRYIAFGLAFQIREAIRLRDAGASVDEIVASLKQIRENTRLFVVLDTLENMVKGGRIGKGKAVVSSLLNIKPIGHLDIGEVTICAKPRSHKQVVKYLISEFEKDTKGKVVKSVGISHANALDTLANPLIEQLRAIGYDGEVEMAFTSPVISTHTGEGAMGFVYYTE, from the coding sequence TTGACTCAAATCCAAATTGTAACGGATTCTACATGTGATTTAACAGATGAAGAAATTAAAAAACACGGCATTCGTATGGTCCCATTATCAGTACAAATTGATGACAAGACGTATACAGATCGCGTGGATTTACAGGCGGATACTTTTATTGAATTAATGAACAAAGCAGAAAATTTACCGAAAAGCTCTCAGCCAGCTCCAGGCGTATTTAAAGAAATTTATGATGAGCTGGGCAAGGACGGATCGCAAATTATTTCGATTCACATGACGGGTGGTATGAGTGGTACCTATCAATCAGCATGCCAAGCTGCGGAAATGTGCGATGCAAATGTAACAGTTATTGACTCACGTTATATTGCGTTTGGTTTAGCTTTCCAAATTCGTGAAGCAATTCGTTTACGTGATGCAGGCGCAAGTGTAGATGAAATTGTAGCAAGTCTCAAGCAAATTCGTGAAAACACACGTCTATTCGTCGTATTAGACACATTAGAAAACATGGTAAAAGGTGGCCGGATCGGAAAAGGGAAAGCCGTTGTCAGCTCTTTGCTCAATATTAAGCCAATCGGGCATTTAGATATTGGGGAAGTGACAATTTGCGCGAAACCTCGTAGCCACAAGCAAGTTGTGAAATATTTAATCAGTGAATTTGAAAAAGATACAAAAGGTAAAGTAGTAAAATCAGTGGGTATTTCTCATGCCAATGCATTGGATACACTAGCCAATCCGTTAATCGAACAGCTACGCGCTATTGGCTATGATGGAGAGGTTGAAATGGCCTTCACATCACCTGTAATTAGTACTCACACTGGCGAGGGTGCAATGGGCTTCGTCTACTATACAGAGTAA
- the trhA gene encoding PAQR family membrane homeostasis protein TrhA, giving the protein MQIIEAFDYKTLKEERWNAITHGIGLLLSIPICVLLIFYATQNGSATQITAFSIFGASLILLFLMSTLLHSLPEKYKYVFSILDHASIYILIAGTYTPFLLIAIGGVLGIVMLCVIWTIALFGVVFKFLFIHRFEKFSLALYIIMGWLIIFLIRPLYSYLTFDGFMLLLAGGVLFTFGSIFYMWTKLPYNHAIWHVFVILGCGCMAGCVYFYL; this is encoded by the coding sequence ATGCAAATAATTGAAGCATTTGACTATAAAACATTAAAAGAAGAACGCTGGAATGCCATTACACATGGAATCGGGCTATTGCTGAGCATTCCAATCTGTGTATTACTTATCTTTTACGCTACACAAAATGGCTCTGCTACTCAAATTACTGCCTTTTCCATCTTTGGTGCATCGCTTATTTTGTTATTTTTAATGTCCACACTTTTACATAGCCTGCCTGAAAAATACAAGTATGTTTTCTCGATTTTAGACCATGCTTCCATTTATATTTTAATCGCAGGCACGTATACGCCATTTTTACTCATTGCCATTGGTGGGGTGTTAGGCATCGTGATGCTTTGTGTCATTTGGACAATCGCCCTATTTGGTGTAGTGTTTAAATTTTTGTTTATTCACCGTTTTGAAAAGTTTTCGTTGGCGCTTTACATCATCATGGGATGGTTGATTATCTTTTTAATCCGTCCGCTTTATAGCTATCTGACATTTGATGGCTTTATGCTATTACTTGCCGGTGGTGTGTTGTTCACGTTTGGTTCCATTTTTTATATGTGGACTAAGCTACCGTATAATCACGCAATTTGGCATGTATTTGTTATTCTTGGCTGTGGTTGCATGGCTGGCTGTGTGTATTTTTATTTATAG
- a CDS encoding tartrate dehydrogenase, whose translation MQTYKIAVIPGDGIGVEVVPSAIKVLDKIAKKEGTFQFEWTYFPWGCEYYLEHGEMMPADGIETLKQYDQIFLGAVGMPDIVPDHVSLWGLLIKIRREMKQAINVRPAKLLKGLDSPLKNPNNFDIMVVRENSEGEYSESGGRIHAGQDEIAMQNAVFTRKATERVMRYAFELAKHSRGHVTSATKSNGLTYSMPFWDEVFAEVKQDYPEIDTAVNHIDALAAFFVMKPQAFDVIVASNLFGDILTDLGGAIMGSIGIAPAANLNIEREYPSMFEPVHGSAPDIAGKGIANPIGQIWTGKMMLDFLGHPEAGEQVMAAIEATLEAGIKTGDIGGTATMDEVVKAILARI comes from the coding sequence ATGCAAACATACAAAATTGCTGTTATACCAGGAGATGGTATTGGGGTGGAAGTAGTTCCCTCGGCTATTAAAGTTTTAGATAAAATTGCAAAAAAAGAGGGTACTTTTCAATTTGAATGGACGTATTTTCCATGGGGTTGCGAATATTACTTGGAACATGGTGAAATGATGCCAGCAGATGGCATAGAAACTTTAAAACAGTACGATCAAATTTTCTTAGGCGCGGTGGGCATGCCAGATATAGTGCCAGACCATGTTTCACTATGGGGTTTACTGATTAAAATTCGTCGCGAAATGAAGCAAGCGATTAATGTACGACCTGCGAAATTATTAAAAGGTTTAGATTCACCGTTAAAAAATCCGAACAATTTTGATATTATGGTTGTTCGAGAAAATTCAGAGGGCGAATATTCGGAATCAGGTGGGCGTATTCATGCAGGGCAAGATGAAATTGCGATGCAAAATGCCGTTTTCACGCGCAAGGCAACTGAACGTGTGATGCGTTATGCGTTCGAGTTAGCAAAGCATTCACGCGGTCATGTAACAAGTGCGACAAAATCAAATGGGTTAACTTACTCCATGCCATTTTGGGATGAGGTGTTTGCTGAAGTGAAACAAGATTATCCTGAAATCGACACAGCAGTTAATCATATCGACGCACTCGCAGCCTTTTTCGTAATGAAGCCACAAGCATTTGATGTCATTGTAGCATCGAATTTATTTGGTGATATTTTAACGGATCTTGGTGGAGCGATTATGGGCAGTATTGGTATTGCACCAGCCGCAAACTTAAATATTGAACGCGAATACCCTTCCATGTTTGAGCCTGTGCACGGTTCTGCACCAGATATTGCTGGTAAAGGCATTGCCAACCCAATCGGACAAATTTGGACAGGGAAAATGATGCTAGATTTTTTAGGGCATCCTGAAGCAGGGGAACAGGTAATGGCAGCGATTGAAGCGACGCTTGAAGCGGGTATAAAAACGGGTGATATCGGTGGTACAGCTACGATGGATGAGGTAGTTAAGGCGATTTTAGCCCGTATATAA
- a CDS encoding BMP family lipoprotein, whose protein sequence is MKKLVRMFVCIGIIATLAGCNDANNSLEEKLIEAEASQFSVGVLLPDIGLGDQSFNDLAVNGLVNARDDLNILWSYREATTNDIIEEQLQALIEEKHDLIIGVGYTSQEALEKLAVENPEQQFVIVDSASEVENIDGIMFKEDEGSYLAGVVAGRTSKTGVIGFVGGFEDPIILKFLEGFEQGAKSVNPDIQVLVEYANTYSDDKLGASIASNMIAEQADVLYAAAGYTGVGLLQEAQRKGVYAIGVDIDQYFYAEKAVITSMTKNIDVAVFDYVKNYIDKKPTSQLNLEFGIAEDGVDLAPIRIVEDAIDLEQEVEKIKNDLK, encoded by the coding sequence GTGAAGAAATTAGTACGAATGTTCGTTTGCATTGGAATAATTGCAACATTAGCTGGTTGTAATGACGCAAATAATTCATTAGAGGAGAAGCTCATCGAAGCCGAAGCGTCACAGTTTAGTGTTGGTGTTCTTTTGCCTGATATCGGACTTGGAGACCAATCGTTCAACGACTTAGCAGTAAATGGTTTAGTTAACGCGCGTGATGACTTAAACATTCTCTGGTCGTATCGCGAAGCAACAACAAATGACATTATTGAAGAGCAATTGCAGGCATTAATCGAAGAAAAACATGATCTCATCATTGGTGTTGGTTATACATCACAGGAGGCTTTGGAGAAATTAGCGGTTGAAAATCCAGAGCAGCAGTTCGTTATTGTTGATTCTGCAAGCGAAGTGGAAAACATTGACGGTATTATGTTTAAAGAGGATGAAGGTAGTTATTTAGCAGGTGTTGTTGCAGGAAGAACTTCGAAAACAGGCGTAATTGGATTTGTTGGTGGCTTTGAAGATCCGATTATCTTAAAATTTTTAGAAGGCTTTGAGCAAGGGGCAAAATCCGTAAATCCTGACATCCAAGTGCTCGTTGAATATGCAAACACGTATTCAGACGATAAGCTCGGAGCAAGCATTGCAAGTAATATGATTGCCGAACAGGCCGATGTCTTATACGCAGCAGCTGGCTACACAGGTGTGGGGCTACTACAAGAAGCTCAGCGTAAAGGTGTTTATGCAATCGGTGTTGATATAGACCAATACTTCTATGCAGAAAAAGCGGTTATTACGTCGATGACAAAAAATATTGATGTAGCGGTATTTGATTATGTTAAAAATTATATCGACAAGAAGCCTACTTCACAGCTGAACCTAGAATTCGGAATTGCGGAGGATGGTGTCGATCTTGCGCCTATTCGTATCGTTGAAGACGCAATCGATCTTGAACAAGAAGTTGAAAAAATTAAAAATGACTTGAAATAA
- a CDS encoding methyl-accepting chemotaxis protein: MSISKKLLVNSLTIIVLAVSLIGVVIFSMLNVQSSSNNVMPKFIAISEVKSDYLQVQNILNNYANSISVAQPQSVTVDAQLATEKYFAHIDENIAIIEASISTSLEQETLDAFLNEHVKIQDLAIAGITAKEATIVRTQAARIIGALNDIHKLELFVNTEYNYSQEQLASDLKLVITFALIGILIIAVVGGIFTILTTRKITTPLRELSNRAELIADGQLSVDPISYHTNDEIGALNASFTKMAAQLKDLLSSIQQVSDQVQVYSNELMEENRTLEQISIQVTDSTSVLSKGTLTIASSLGETVELVEKMDHNFTITEERSAHSVQRSAEASNAIANSQQAIAVQQDLIRENIETTNTIHNASVKFLEHTSQIEMMAKAVSDIADQTNLLALNASIEAARAGEHGKGFAVVAEEVRKLAEQSNASTTEIFEIVQSIKGGINDMTESVKVGVTIADKQQSSMQQTTEAFTLIEREVQAIMEEISVVANNMITSRNVGSQVLENVEGISAFVEETAAESKEISNSADIQLQSISNVVTKAKQLQELANSLNDSVKRFKM; this comes from the coding sequence ATGTCCATCAGTAAAAAATTATTAGTGAACTCGCTGACAATTATCGTATTAGCCGTGTCATTAATAGGTGTCGTTATTTTTAGTATGCTTAATGTCCAATCATCTAGCAATAATGTCATGCCAAAATTTATTGCGATTTCTGAAGTAAAATCCGATTACTTACAAGTTCAAAATATTTTAAATAATTATGCGAATAGTATTAGTGTGGCACAGCCTCAGAGTGTCACAGTTGACGCACAGCTCGCAACAGAAAAATATTTTGCACATATTGACGAAAATATTGCCATTATTGAAGCGAGTATCTCTACTTCCCTGGAACAAGAAACGCTTGATGCCTTTTTAAATGAGCATGTGAAAATTCAGGACTTAGCGATTGCTGGAATTACAGCCAAAGAAGCAACAATTGTTCGCACACAAGCAGCTCGTATTATTGGCGCATTAAATGATATACATAAACTCGAGCTTTTCGTCAATACAGAATATAATTACAGCCAAGAGCAATTAGCAAGTGATCTAAAATTAGTCATTACCTTTGCGTTGATTGGTATTTTAATCATTGCCGTTGTTGGTGGTATCTTCACGATTTTGACAACACGGAAAATCACAACCCCTCTTCGCGAATTATCAAATCGTGCAGAGCTAATCGCGGATGGGCAGTTATCAGTTGACCCGATTTCCTATCATACAAATGATGAAATCGGTGCACTGAATGCTTCCTTCACAAAAATGGCCGCGCAGTTAAAAGATTTACTTTCTTCGATTCAACAAGTAAGTGATCAAGTTCAGGTTTATTCGAATGAATTAATGGAGGAAAACCGTACGCTTGAGCAAATTAGTATTCAAGTAACGGATTCTACATCTGTTTTATCAAAAGGGACATTAACAATTGCTAGTTCTTTAGGTGAAACGGTAGAGCTCGTTGAGAAAATGGATCATAATTTCACCATTACCGAAGAACGCTCAGCTCACTCCGTTCAACGTAGTGCCGAGGCGTCTAATGCCATTGCCAATAGCCAGCAAGCTATCGCAGTACAGCAAGATTTAATTCGAGAAAATATCGAAACAACGAATACCATTCATAATGCCTCTGTAAAGTTCTTAGAGCATACGAGTCAAATTGAAATGATGGCCAAAGCGGTGTCAGACATTGCGGATCAAACTAATTTACTCGCATTAAACGCCTCGATTGAAGCAGCGCGTGCGGGTGAACATGGGAAAGGTTTCGCAGTTGTTGCTGAAGAAGTTCGCAAATTAGCCGAGCAATCCAATGCCTCAACAACTGAAATCTTTGAGATTGTGCAGTCGATTAAAGGTGGCATTAACGATATGACGGAATCAGTCAAAGTCGGTGTTACGATTGCCGATAAGCAGCAATCCTCTATGCAGCAAACAACGGAAGCGTTCACTTTAATTGAACGTGAAGTACAGGCGATTATGGAGGAGATTTCAGTTGTTGCCAACAATATGATCACTTCACGCAACGTTGGCTCTCAAGTTTTAGAAAACGTTGAAGGCATTAGCGCGTTCGTGGAAGAAACAGCAGCAGAAAGTAAGGAAATTTCGAACTCTGCCGATATCCAATTACAATCGATTTCAAACGTGGTCACGAAAGCAAAACAGCTTCAAGAGCTGGCCAATAGCTTAAATGATTCTGTGAAGCGATTTAAAATGTAA